In Sparus aurata chromosome 24, fSpaAur1.1, whole genome shotgun sequence, the genomic stretch ggatggactttataaagctccttctacaaagtgttataagttaatgcctctcatttacacattcacacacatacggatatattcaggaaacagagaggaaccaaaaacaacgtctgtaacgttctctgatgattataaacgtgaACTACTCTGTACATGTTCAGCATACAGGTtggcaccaaaccacaggatgtgtttttataatgtttttatcagtgtttacagctgccaatgtatgtaacgctactttttttttaccatcatattttataatgttctgttaTAGAGTATATCACAGTTAAATATTCAATAgttaatgtttataatcatcagagaacgttacataTGTTGCTGCTGAATATAtccgtgtgtgtgaatgtgtaaatgaggtGTTAACTTATTACATTACTCCATTCACTTGTAtcagttcacggggctgagctgccacatccaacgTCGACATATCGCAGCAAGTGTTTAGTACCTGCTGAGGTGTTAAACATGATGTGTGTTGTATCATGTGTGCTCTACAAGATGTTGACAGATAAGGTGAAGTTTCAAAGTTGTATTCACGTCATGTTTCGTCTTGTTCTCCGACTCTACTGGAAGTTGACcacttcacagcagaacaactCTTGACcctgtctcttctctcctctgtcaaCAGCTGCTGCTCATGAGGGaaatgtctctctctgcagatgaAGTCATCAAGGAGTTTGCTTTGGACCTGCTCAATCTGGAACGTGTCATTAGATGACACGTGTTGGCAATTATGAAACtaacaaataaagattgattgaaaCATGATGTAATGAGCAAATTTCAGACTTCATCCTGCTCTGATGACTCACAACATCTTTTAAAACTGTGTCACTTCAATAAAAGTCTAGTTGCTCATGGTTCATTTTCCCATAACCCCCTGCTTCCATCTCTGAGAAACCCCGGGGAGGGGACGCAGCCCCCCCCTTCGGCTTCCGGCAGGACGAGGCAGGAGTCGAACCTGCGCAAGCACCTCTGTGGTGACTACAAGCCGGGAACAGACCCACCGCACTACCAGTCCACCGAGCACTTCAACTACTTCTCTGGGCGCTTTTCATTCCATACTTGAAACGTCACTGAGTTTTATAAGAATCAAACCCAAACCAAGTCAAGACTCAAACCCACAACCTCAGAACTGCTGACCGAGCTTCTATCAGCCTGAGCTACTGGATCTGACTGATGCGCtttgtttctttcacatttcactcTTTTGAACCTCGACACTCGAAAAGCAATCAAGACTCAAACCCATGACCACAAAACTTCCAACCCTGGTTTTACCCTGCTGAGCTAATGGGATGCGACAGACAAAGAATCTCTCAGAGGTTTTCACTCTTTCTCCTGAGCAGCGACTTCATAAAGAGTCAGGATCTTGGCAGGTGGACACCAGCCTTCAAAATCCAGTCAAGGTTTGAACTCACAACCTTTAGTCTTCAAAGCAGCATTTTATCTTCCTGAGCTAATGATTTTGAAATAAGGTTCTGCTTCTGAGAGGATTTCACTCTTTGTTTTGGACGTCAGGTTTAAAAATCAACTGAACTACCCAGGatttgaacccacaacctccagactaTTATGGGAATTGAACCCGCAACCTCACAGCTGCTGACCGGGCCTCTATCACCCTGAGTTACTGGATCTGATGGatgttctttgtttgtttcacatttcactttttTGAACATCAACCCTCAAATTTCAATCAAGAATCAAACCCACGACCTCAAAACTTCTAACCCTGGTTAGAGAGAAGAGAGTCTCTCAGAGTTTTTCACTCGTTCTTCTGAGCAGCTACTTTATAAAGAGTCAGGActcaaacccacaacctccagaccAGCTCATCAGATACCTGAATGTCCTGCCTTTGACTCTTTTATTTTAAGAGCTGTCTTTTAAAACTCAGACTGACTCGAGGATCAAACTCACAAACTCAGAACTTCATGACAGTCCTCCAACACACTGAGCTACCTGGATGTCAGGCGGCTGAACCTGAACTTCAGTTTGTGTCCAGGCCGTGTcagtctgtccgtctgtgtctCCATCGGATCGCTGCCCGGCCCAAACATCAGTTCAGCAGCAGCTTGCTGTGCCAGTATCAGTATTTTACTTTATTAAGtctttttttccagtgtgtTCAACAGGTTATTCCATTAGTTAGTACTCACCATAGATAATTACATGAAATGTTCACATATATGTAAGATGGCACATTCTGCCGTATTGACTGGGCAGATGAGCAGAAGTATCTCTAAGGCTGTTGCATAATGTCGCTCGCAGTTTGAAACAACCTTTTCACTTTGCTCGTACTCCTCTGTGTTTCGTTCTACCTTCCAAATAAATTAGCTGGAGAACCTCGCAGCTCGGAGAGGGCTTTCGGGTTGACCAAACATTACATCTGGAGAGCTGCTTAATGCCTGTTTTTAGCACCTCCGTTTCCCTGGACGTACAACAGAACAGTCCGCCTCCACAGCGGAGTAAAACACTGACCTCGTCTCTACACACGCTCACGCAGCAGAGGCAGGCTGCAGGGGCTGGATTTCAACCCATAGGATGACATaccgacaaaaaaaaaaaaaaaggcgaacGTGAGAGGCGAGGTTGCTACGGCAACAGATAAGCACGCCATGGCAACGTGCATATTTTGAGCAGCACATTATCACCAGCAGGGATCATGAGCGGCTTACCAATGCGATGACGGTGGCACCGGCGCCGGCCAGCGCGACGATGTAGAGGTGGTAGGACAGGTAGAACTGCggatgaaagagggagagggggaatTAGCGGAGGAAGGGCGAGGAAgatgaaatagaataaaaggTCAGGTCGGCGTCCTCTCACCTCGCTGGTGTCGCAGATTTCACCCAGTGTGGCTCCGCAAGCTTTTCCCGGTGTGGCGTTCCAGGGAATAATACCTACGGGATCAGAGAGATGAAACATCACAGGACCGCCGCTTTCTCATCGGAGACAAGAAGCTTTTTCCTCCCCCGAGACTGTTTGATTGAAGGCATTATGAATTAGGCTCGGATAAAGATTAAAGGAAACAGGGCGGCTGCCTCTGAGCCTCTCCTACAGGAGAAATATGGGTCACTGTTTTGATTTATTAAACTATAAGAAAACATAATCGACAACGTGCTGGCATAAGCTTATTCTAGGCTCTTtactttttcctccttttcattAATATCATAACTTTAAATAAGTTCAGAACGCCTTGCAGAAACAATTAacgttcatacaccagctgtaACTCGTGAACTGCTGCTAATATCTTGATTTCAGCCGGTAATTGGGGTTAATATTTCATACGCAGTTGTACAGTACCGCAGCCAAATGAAGCATTATGTGATCCTCAGCCTACTTTGCAAGCGGGCCAGCTGTCCTTCAAATGTGggtcacatactgtacattaggCCGTCACACAGATAACGAGATATGCAATCTCAGGAGAGTGTTACTGCGCAGTATTACTGCTGGAAGGTGGATTTTCATAGAGATCCAATCAGGCTCTCAATAAtctaaatgtatctttttttttttttttatctcttcctgtacagaaaataacattttaagtgAAGTGGAGCTGGAGATAAATATGTGATGTTTATACTCTGGTATATAGAGACAGAGTAAGCCTTTGGAAATACATATAATTTAATTGCATACTGGGTGTATTTTTACACAAAGTGTGCTCAATTCACCGGTACCAGTATTCACTATGCGAACTGTCACTAATGGTGGCTAATGTTAACTAACTTGGAGCTTCTTGTGGCAAACGTTGGGTAACTTTATAATAATGACCAGTAGCTATGCTGGCTAATGTTGGCTAACTTAAGACAAAATAAGGCCAGTAGTTTATGGCTAACCAGTAGCTTATAGTGGTTAATATTAGCAAACTTGAGACATATGGCCAGTTTTTTTgggtggctaatgttagctaactataCGGAGATATGACCAGTAGCTTAtgatggctaatgttagcttactTCGGAGAGATATTGTAGCTTAAGATGATTACTATTAGCAAACTTCAGAGACAGTAGCTAACGGTGGCTAATGTTTGCTGACTTTAGACAAAATAAAGTCTGTAGTTTATCGCTAGTGTTAATTAATTTCACAAAGATACAACCATGCAGTGGCTTAGGATGGCCAACGTTAGCTTACTTTAGAGAGAGATAGCCAGTAGCTCATTAGCTAAATTTAGACTAACTTTGCTAACTAGAGAGAGATATGACCACTAGctaggctaatgttagcaacatTTATGACTAGTATTAGTAGTAGTgatggtaaaataaaaataaaatacaataaaaaacatatgACCAGTAGCTTGCTAACTTGTGTAGCAGCTAACCAGTAGCTTATGGCTAACTTTAGACTTAATGAGATTAGATGGCAGTGGCTAATATTAATATCTCTCTTTCAAGAGATACGAATGGTAGAGTATGACTTTAGAAAGCTATAACCTGTAGCTTATAGTAATCAATATTAGCTAACTTTAGCAATATGGCCAGCAGTTATGGTGTAGCTATTGTTAGCTAACTATAGAGAGAAAGCCTGTAACCAGTAGCTTCTGATAGCTAAAGGTGGCTACCTTTAGAGAGATATGAGTATGCTAACTTCCtgtatgtgtgttaatgttatgCTCTCACATTGTACCACCTtgaaatttacatttaataGATCCCTTTACTTTAAAGAGTTATGACCAGTAGCTTATGGCTGGCAAACTGTAGAGAGAGATATAACCGGTGAGTTATGATGCCTGATGATGGCTGCAGTAGGCCTCTCTCCacattttcctctcctgcaggtaAAGCCCGGGCTACATCGTGAAAACAGTGAGAGGCACCAAGCTGTTCTTTTTTATGTGCATAGTAAAAAGCTTTTATCGGCGAGGCTAGTCGGCGTGTTTGAGCACACTCGCCTTGATCAGGGGAACTTCTCTTAAACTCGGAAGACATTTAACACAGCGTGCAGTCAGATCCTTTTTACTTCAGCTGCAGATCAAAATATCTGGGGGATACGCAACATGTTGTGCATGAATGTGCGGTTTTGGCTCTTGTGTTATGTTTTGGCAGTTGCTTTGTTGATGCTTTTATTGAATATACTCTTTCTTGTTGCTAGCGTAAGGTCGCAACCACTTTAATTTTGAAGATAAAGACAAAATTCAACCTCACAAAGTTATTTTTTGCCGTGAATCTCTGGTTTCATAAACCCAGTTTTCAAGGCCCACCTGTCCTACAAGTCCTGCTCCTGCACACCTGATCCAATTAGACCATAATGAAAGTGTGTCACCCTTAATTAGATCAGGTGTGCAGAAGCAGAGCAGGAGTGAAAGTAGTAAGGACACGCTGGCCTCGATGTCTCGAGCACAGGCGACTCACCGTACTGCCTGACGTCCACGCAGATGGAGTCGGGAGAGGTGATGTTGGCGTCGGGAGACCTCATGGCGGCGCAGGTAGTCCACATGTTAAAGAAGAGGAACACGGGTATCGCCGTGAAGCCGAAGATGGCGAGGAAGGCCAGGAAGAGGATGTAGGTCAGGAACATGAACTGAAGAAAGTAGGagtgaggaaagaaaagagagagacgtTTTGAGTTGAATTAAGGAAAATAGGTTAATATTATTCCTCAACGACCTCGACccgccaccacacacacattcacacgcaGAGTCTGCGTTCAAGCTAATGTTACCGGACATCTGCAGCAATTAGAATAATCAGGCTAGAAAGGACAAAGTGTGCCAGAGTTTCCCTCAAGGGCtcgagtgtttgtgtgtgtgtctttctttcttatgCATCTGTTTGTAGTTGTTGAATGTGTagcggatgtgtgtgtgtgtgtgtgtgtgtgttattcagCCCCTGCAACACTTTCATGATGACCCTCGTCCCGGCCTGTGAAACAACACGACTTAATTTTCTGTGCCtttaaacaaattaaagcaagaacattataaaatacacATCAAGGTGATTAAAATCTCATTTAGAGGCTTTACTTCGGAGTGTAACTGGGTCAGTGGGTGTGATGATTTGcggcagctgtgtgtgtgtgtgtgtgtggacgtaCGAAGGCGGTGATGCAGCGTCCACAGACGGTGGTCTTGAAGTCGCTCTGCAGCTCCTTCTTGATGGCGCTGGTGGTGTAAAAGCCCTCGGCCAGCAGGATGATGGCGTagacgaagaagaaggaggCGATGCCGTAGATGATGTACTGAAAGATCTGGATTCTGAACGCACACACGCAGGAAAGAAAGGACAgtgtaaaatacaaaaaatgagTGATGCTCAGAAACGTCAGTGGAGTCGTTGCAGTAGTAAAACTATTGTGTAATGTTGGCTAACTTTTTATATATGACCAGAAACTTATcatggctaacgttagctaacttaGCCAAAATAAGATGGGTAATATTGGCTATCTTTTGAGATATGACCAGTAACTGatggtggctaatgttagctagctttaAATACATATTACCTGTATCTTATGCCAGCTAATGTTGGCAAACTTTAGTCAAACTACAACAAGTATGTTATACGTAATGTTGGTTTAATTTACTGAGACATAACTAGTAGCTTCtgatggctaatgttagccaacTTTAGCCAAAATATGACTGGTAATTCAGGCTTATATTGGCTAACTTTATAGATATGACCAATAGCTTGTGATGGCTGATGTTAGCAAACTTTAGAGGGATATGAGTAACTTatggtggctaatgttagctagctttaAATACATATTACCTGTATTTTATGCCAGCTAAAGTTAGCAAACTTTAGTCAAAATACAAgtattttatttgtaatgtTGGCTGAATTTACTGAGACGTAACTCGTAGCTTCTgatagctaatgttagcggACTTTATCAGTTTGCTAACCACAGGCTGCTGCGCTTAATGACGATCGCACATTGTAAAGCTTTGAAATTTACATTTAGAAATCTTTTTTCAGGGTATCTTTAATAGTTTTTCATTGGGAATCAATCCTCCCTATGACAGTATGAATCATTCAGACCAAAAATTTTGCTTTGGGGAATCTCTTTGACGGATGAAATGTTGTAAACGCCTCCT encodes the following:
- the LOC115576591 gene encoding neuronal membrane glycoprotein M6-b-like, translating into MDGTKPAMESNAEETQEEGQESKGCFECCIKCLGGVPYASLVATILCFSGVALFCGCGHVALTGTLTMLENHFSRVTTDHATLAMVIQIFQYIIYGIASFFFVYAIILLAEGFYTTSAIKKELQSDFKTTVCGRCITAFFMFLTYILFLAFLAIFGFTAIPVFLFFNMWTTCAAMRSPDANITSPDSICVDVRQYGIIPWNATPGKACGATLGEICDTSEFYLSYHLYIVALAGAGATVIALIHYLMILAANWAYLRSAVSTHEYQDIKTKDDQDLEAEARSKEGQNSSSYS